The following coding sequences lie in one Halorarum halophilum genomic window:
- a CDS encoding formate/nitrite transporter family protein, whose protein sequence is MAVEDADDAEDPSGASLSYRNILEREMDNALTEMNRPMAGLFLSGVGAGLNLSFGALFMGLVLTLSGGFQSDLVQQTALAGASSIAFLFVVVGQTELFTAHSTMGILPVLDGRSSTRDLARLWAITYSSNLVGCVVFSILLAGVVASRDVLAASAFGSLAGALVPLPWWSILLSGVLAGWLMGMVTWLSAASRDTIGRAAFVVLGTGAIGFAPFHHSILGATEVLTALLLGQGVSAAGFVHFLAWTTLGNVIGGTVFVGLLNYGHVALVGRDVELEPEDGG, encoded by the coding sequence ATGGCTGTCGAGGACGCCGATGACGCCGAGGACCCTTCCGGCGCGTCGCTCTCGTATCGGAACATCCTCGAACGGGAGATGGACAACGCGTTGACGGAGATGAACCGACCCATGGCGGGGCTGTTCCTGTCGGGGGTGGGGGCGGGGCTGAACCTGAGTTTCGGCGCGCTGTTCATGGGACTCGTCCTGACCCTTTCCGGGGGGTTCCAGTCGGACCTCGTCCAGCAGACCGCGCTGGCGGGGGCGTCCTCGATCGCGTTCCTCTTCGTCGTCGTCGGCCAGACGGAGCTGTTCACCGCCCACTCGACCATGGGCATCCTGCCGGTGCTGGACGGGCGGTCGTCGACGCGCGATCTCGCCCGGCTGTGGGCGATCACGTACTCGTCGAACCTCGTCGGCTGCGTCGTGTTCTCGATCCTGCTGGCGGGCGTCGTCGCCTCCCGCGACGTGCTCGCGGCCTCGGCGTTCGGAAGCCTCGCGGGCGCGCTGGTCCCGCTCCCCTGGTGGTCGATCCTCCTCAGCGGCGTGCTGGCCGGGTGGCTGATGGGGATGGTCACGTGGCTCTCGGCGGCGAGCCGCGACACCATCGGTCGCGCGGCGTTCGTCGTGCTCGGGACGGGCGCCATCGGGTTCGCGCCGTTCCACCACAGCATCCTCGGGGCGACGGAGGTGCTGACCGCGCTGCTGCTGGGTCAGGGGGTCTCGGCGGCCGGATTCGTCCACTTCCTGGCCTGGACGACGCTCGGGAACGTGATCGGCGGGACGGTGTTCGTCGGCCTGCTCAACTACGGTCACGTCGCGCTCGTCGGACGGGACGTCGAACTGGAGCCCGAGGACGGGGGGTAG
- a CDS encoding digeranylgeranylglycerophospholipid reductase: MSQPYDAVIAGAGPAGAQCARDIAARGYDVVVLETETEEEFPSRSNKSTAGTFPSTMSSFGIPDDVVMNFTDSVVIESPNHHYERTQSGAVLEFADFKNWLVEEGRADGAEYWFDARVSKPLMEDGEIVGVVYNGDEEVRGEVVIDATGPSAPLAKKLGVADLERENQAIGIEYEYEGVDVDADGYADLTDAMMLRLDHRMAPGGYSWLFHTGEDTAKVGVCYLQNEGHRENARDGFTIDDYLTNWVDTDPRFENAERIAGKQHRGSAHIQLPTGLSTDNFMAIGDTVPSIDPLWGEGIAKCMRSGRAAAATVDACLTPDEPDTSAEATSVYDRLWHEDVAPKARYRLIMTELLYLGSNERYDRLVSDLNRLGEDTLKRANEGNLRALFGLLKARDVPLVAKYTRNQLSG, encoded by the coding sequence ATGAGCCAACCATACGACGCGGTGATCGCAGGCGCCGGCCCGGCGGGGGCTCAGTGCGCCCGCGACATCGCCGCACGAGGGTACGACGTGGTCGTCCTCGAGACGGAGACGGAGGAGGAGTTCCCGAGCAGGAGCAACAAGTCGACGGCGGGGACGTTCCCCTCGACGATGTCCTCGTTCGGCATCCCCGACGACGTCGTGATGAACTTCACCGACAGCGTCGTCATCGAGTCGCCGAACCACCACTACGAGCGGACGCAGTCCGGGGCGGTCCTGGAGTTCGCCGACTTCAAGAACTGGCTCGTCGAGGAGGGGCGCGCCGACGGGGCGGAGTACTGGTTCGACGCGCGGGTGTCGAAGCCCCTGATGGAGGACGGGGAGATCGTCGGCGTCGTCTACAACGGCGACGAGGAGGTCCGCGGCGAGGTCGTCATCGACGCGACCGGTCCGAGCGCCCCGCTCGCGAAGAAGCTCGGCGTGGCCGATCTGGAGCGCGAGAACCAGGCGATCGGCATCGAGTACGAGTACGAGGGCGTCGACGTCGACGCCGACGGCTACGCGGACCTGACCGACGCGATGATGCTCCGGCTCGACCACCGGATGGCGCCCGGCGGCTACTCGTGGCTGTTCCACACCGGCGAGGACACCGCGAAGGTCGGCGTCTGCTACCTCCAGAACGAGGGCCACCGCGAGAACGCCCGCGACGGCTTCACCATCGACGACTACCTCACGAACTGGGTCGACACCGATCCCCGGTTCGAGAACGCCGAGCGCATCGCGGGGAAACAGCACCGCGGCTCCGCGCACATCCAGCTCCCGACGGGCCTGTCGACGGACAACTTCATGGCCATCGGCGACACCGTGCCGTCGATCGACCCGCTCTGGGGCGAGGGGATCGCCAAGTGCATGCGCTCGGGCCGGGCCGCCGCCGCCACGGTCGACGCCTGTCTCACCCCCGACGAACCGGACACGAGCGCCGAGGCGACGTCCGTCTACGACAGGCTCTGGCACGAGGACGTCGCGCCCAAGGCGCGCTACCGGCTGATCATGACCGAACTGCTCTACCTCGGCTCGAACGAGCGGTACGACCGGCTAGTGTCCGACCTCAACCGCCTCGGCGAGGACACCCTGAAGCGCGCCAACGAGGGGAACCTCCGGGCGCTCTTCGGCCTGCTGAAGGCTCGAGACGTTCCACTGGTCGCGAAGTACACGCGGAACCAGCTGTCAGGGTAA
- a CDS encoding S9 family peptidase, with translation MSELPIDAYYDLTQVLDVALSPDDSRVAFLADEFDADEDERVASMFVAPTDGSRDPHRLTRVADAGSPKWGPDGDRLAFLAAREEDNARRVGGDDADTDDTDDDGDADGDGDDEDGTAGGDDEPKRQVWLFDLALGGDARQVTEFNEGAAEFDWSPDGDRLVVAARDPTEEERAYLDEREEGGPVETERLQHKLDGVGYTDTVRTYLHVVDVDSGDAETLEDAHDGGAFADLSGLQPAWGATDRIAFCAYHGDDGDATLVTDVFTVASDGTGLRKLTDSDLSVNSPEWSPSGDRVAFAAGDPENWCVPTQVYCYEDGEYESLTADLDRTLARGATLHWADEETVYTTIGDEARTRLVRVSADGTVERVFEAQGTDRALENVDVGDGRTALVFSHPSDGQDVYAVDTADLDARPGGDSDSDSDAGAEPDSLTRLSEVNADLTAEYAMPEVRRVEWESDGESISGIVYHDPDVDPESGDHPLVVAIHGGPVSYDEPTFSFDHAVLTSRGYVVLRPNYRGGSSYGRDFCEALHGQWGTHEVTDIANGVESMVKRGWVDPERVFGYGFSYGGIAQGFLVTQEPELFAAAAPEHGIYDLRSAYGTDDSHLWMENEYGYPWEVPEEIDASSAITDVGNLETPLLVTAGREDWRCPPSQSEQLYVAAKARGVDARLVLYEDEHHDIGTPDRAVHRLEELVAWYERHDPAVGDDAGTDPHGRSESA, from the coding sequence ATGAGCGAACTCCCCATCGACGCCTACTACGACCTCACGCAGGTCCTCGACGTCGCCCTCTCCCCCGACGACTCCCGCGTCGCCTTCCTCGCCGACGAGTTCGACGCCGACGAGGACGAGCGAGTCGCCTCGATGTTCGTCGCCCCGACCGACGGCTCGCGCGACCCGCACCGGCTCACCCGCGTCGCCGACGCGGGGAGCCCGAAGTGGGGGCCTGACGGCGACCGCCTGGCGTTCCTCGCCGCCCGCGAGGAGGACAACGCCCGCAGGGTCGGCGGCGACGACGCCGACACCGACGACACCGATGACGATGGTGACGCCGATGGCGACGGTGACGACGAGGACGGGACCGCCGGAGGCGACGACGAACCGAAACGGCAGGTCTGGCTGTTCGACCTCGCGCTCGGGGGCGACGCCCGCCAGGTGACCGAATTCAACGAGGGTGCGGCGGAGTTCGACTGGAGCCCCGACGGCGACCGCCTCGTCGTCGCCGCGCGCGACCCGACCGAGGAGGAGCGAGCGTACCTCGACGAGCGGGAGGAGGGCGGACCCGTGGAGACCGAACGCCTCCAGCACAAGCTCGACGGCGTCGGCTACACCGACACCGTGCGGACGTACCTCCACGTCGTCGACGTCGACTCCGGCGACGCCGAGACGCTCGAGGACGCCCACGACGGCGGCGCGTTCGCGGACCTGAGCGGCCTCCAGCCGGCGTGGGGGGCGACCGACCGCATCGCCTTCTGCGCGTACCACGGCGACGACGGGGACGCGACGCTCGTGACCGACGTGTTCACCGTCGCGTCGGACGGAACCGGCCTCCGGAAGCTCACCGACTCCGACCTCTCGGTGAACTCGCCCGAGTGGTCCCCCTCGGGCGACCGCGTCGCGTTCGCCGCCGGCGACCCGGAAAACTGGTGCGTCCCGACGCAGGTGTACTGCTACGAGGACGGCGAGTACGAGTCACTGACCGCCGACCTCGACCGGACGCTCGCCCGTGGCGCGACCCTCCACTGGGCCGACGAGGAGACCGTCTACACCACGATCGGCGACGAGGCCCGGACCCGGCTCGTCCGCGTCTCGGCCGACGGGACCGTCGAGCGCGTCTTCGAGGCCCAGGGGACCGACCGCGCGCTGGAGAACGTCGACGTCGGCGACGGGCGGACCGCCCTGGTGTTCTCGCACCCGAGCGACGGGCAGGACGTGTACGCGGTCGACACGGCCGACCTCGACGCCCGTCCCGGCGGCGACTCGGATTCCGACTCGGACGCCGGGGCAGAACCGGATTCGCTCACCCGCCTCTCCGAGGTGAACGCCGACCTCACCGCCGAGTACGCGATGCCCGAGGTACGGCGCGTCGAGTGGGAGAGCGACGGCGAGTCCATCTCGGGGATCGTCTACCACGACCCCGACGTGGACCCCGAGTCGGGCGACCACCCGCTGGTCGTCGCCATCCACGGCGGCCCCGTCAGCTATGACGAGCCGACCTTTTCGTTCGACCATGCGGTCCTCACGTCGCGGGGCTACGTCGTCCTGCGACCGAACTACCGGGGCGGCTCCTCGTACGGCCGGGACTTCTGCGAGGCGCTCCACGGCCAGTGGGGAACCCACGAGGTGACCGACATCGCCAACGGCGTGGAGTCGATGGTCAAGCGCGGCTGGGTCGACCCCGAGCGCGTGTTCGGCTACGGCTTCTCCTACGGCGGCATCGCCCAGGGGTTCCTCGTCACCCAGGAGCCGGAGCTGTTCGCGGCCGCCGCCCCCGAACACGGCATCTACGACCTCCGGTCGGCGTACGGTACCGACGACTCCCACCTCTGGATGGAGAACGAGTACGGCTACCCGTGGGAGGTGCCCGAGGAGATCGACGCCTCCTCGGCCATCACCGACGTGGGGAACCTCGAGACGCCGCTGCTCGTCACGGCCGGGAGGGAGGACTGGCGCTGCCCGCCCTCCCAGTCCGAACAGCTGTACGTCGCCGCGAAGGCGCGGGGCGTCGACGCGCGGCTGGTGCTCTACGAGGACGAGCACCACGACATCGGGACGCCGGACCGCGCCGTTCACCGGCTGGAGGAACTCGTCGCGTGGTACGAGCGTCACGACCCGGCCGTCGGCGACGACGCGGGAACCGACCCGCACGGACGCTCGGAGTCGGCGTAG
- a CDS encoding DUF3237 domain-containing protein gives MSNDPEEHENEHLRPTLEHAFDLDIEVEEPIEIGETGDGQRRIIRILDGTVSGRIEGHVLSGGADYQLFRTERPSELVAKYAFETDDGSRVYVENRGIRFASPEDSERLRDGLPVDPDDVYFRSVPEFETADPELSWLTESVFVAAGTRQPKGVKLAVYRVG, from the coding sequence ATGAGTAACGACCCCGAAGAACACGAGAACGAGCACCTCAGACCCACCCTCGAACACGCCTTCGACCTGGACATCGAGGTCGAGGAGCCCATCGAGATCGGCGAGACCGGCGACGGGCAGCGCCGCATCATCCGTATCCTCGACGGGACGGTGTCCGGCCGGATCGAGGGGCACGTCCTGTCCGGCGGCGCGGACTACCAGCTGTTCCGTACCGAGCGTCCGAGCGAACTCGTCGCGAAGTACGCCTTCGAGACCGACGACGGGTCACGGGTGTACGTGGAGAACCGCGGCATCCGGTTCGCCTCGCCGGAGGACAGCGAGCGCCTGCGCGACGGCCTCCCCGTCGACCCCGACGACGTCTACTTCCGCTCGGTCCCGGAGTTCGAGACCGCCGACCCGGAGCTCTCCTGGTTGACCGAGAGCGTCTTCGTGGCCGCCGGCACCCGCCAGCCGAAGGGCGTGAAGTTGGCCGTCTACCGCGTCGGCTGA
- a CDS encoding DUF4349 domain-containing protein: MRRKHLLAVVCALAVVLAGCSGAGGGGDGGDGGGLAADQGATGVPESTPSGGDSAGERGGDDAGGSAGIQASVQNREIIYTAEVTLQVDDYGEARRQLTEATTRRGGYVGDASRRVRGSGNETWVVGTMTLRVPSGNYSGAMTAVNDTGTVLQATENTDDVTDQVVDLRARLDSLRAERDRLRELYQQANDTEEVLAVQRELSDVQTEIERTEAKLQSLERRVAYSTITVRIEEPRPDYGPVERTQFHETPLLEAFMESVDGAIVLVRSAVVFSVYALPYAFLVGIPAVAVALLYRRGPDLP; the protein is encoded by the coding sequence ATGCGTCGGAAACACCTCCTCGCGGTCGTCTGCGCGCTCGCGGTCGTCCTCGCCGGCTGCTCGGGCGCGGGCGGCGGCGGCGACGGCGGCGACGGTGGCGGACTCGCCGCGGATCAGGGTGCCACTGGCGTCCCCGAGTCGACCCCGTCCGGTGGCGACAGCGCGGGCGAGCGCGGCGGGGACGACGCCGGCGGCAGCGCCGGCATCCAGGCCAGCGTCCAGAACAGGGAGATCATCTACACCGCGGAGGTGACCCTTCAGGTCGACGATTACGGGGAGGCACGCCGGCAGCTCACCGAGGCCACCACGCGGCGCGGCGGCTACGTCGGCGACGCCAGCCGGCGGGTCCGCGGCAGCGGGAACGAGACCTGGGTGGTCGGCACGATGACCCTCCGCGTCCCCTCGGGCAACTACTCCGGGGCGATGACGGCCGTGAACGACACGGGGACGGTGCTCCAGGCCACCGAGAACACGGACGACGTGACCGACCAGGTGGTCGACCTCCGCGCCCGCCTCGACAGCCTCCGGGCCGAGCGCGACCGGCTCAGGGAGCTGTACCAGCAGGCGAACGACACCGAGGAGGTGCTGGCGGTCCAGCGGGAGCTCTCGGACGTGCAGACGGAGATCGAGCGCACCGAGGCGAAGCTCCAGAGCTTGGAACGCCGGGTCGCCTACAGCACCATCACGGTCCGGATCGAGGAGCCGCGCCCGGACTACGGGCCGGTCGAGCGGACGCAGTTCCACGAGACGCCGCTGCTCGAGGCGTTCATGGAGTCGGTCGACGGGGCGATCGTGCTCGTTCGCTCCGCCGTGGTGTTCTCCGTGTACGCGCTGCCGTACGCGTTCCTCGTCGGTATCCCGGCGGTGGCGGTGGCGCTCCTCTACCGGCGCGGGCCGGACCTCCCGTAG
- a CDS encoding bifunctional 4-hydroxy-2-oxoglutarate aldolase/2-dehydro-3-deoxy-phosphogluconate aldolase, with product MDAASVHSRMSTLEVLRESGVVAVMRGAEPETVVDTAEALVEGGVTALEVTADTPGSTEMIRTLSEELDDEVLVGAGTVLDAATAQSAIAAGAEFVVSPSYHEDVVETCNRYGVLVAPGVMTPTEAVEAFEAGADVVKVFPAKTLGPDHLAAMKGPLAQIPMIPTGGVSTDNAGDYIEAGAVAVGAGSALVDRAAVESGDFDAITERARTFRSVIDEAR from the coding sequence ATGGACGCCGCGAGTGTTCACTCGCGCATGAGTACGCTCGAGGTGCTGCGGGAGAGCGGCGTCGTTGCCGTCATGCGAGGTGCGGAGCCTGAAACGGTCGTCGACACCGCAGAGGCGCTGGTCGAGGGCGGCGTTACGGCGCTCGAGGTGACCGCCGACACGCCCGGGTCGACGGAGATGATCCGCACGCTCTCCGAGGAACTCGACGACGAGGTGCTCGTCGGGGCCGGAACCGTCCTCGACGCGGCGACCGCGCAGTCGGCCATCGCCGCCGGCGCGGAGTTCGTCGTCTCGCCGTCGTACCACGAGGACGTGGTGGAGACGTGCAACCGCTACGGTGTCCTCGTCGCGCCGGGCGTGATGACGCCGACGGAGGCGGTCGAGGCGTTCGAGGCGGGCGCCGACGTGGTGAAGGTGTTCCCGGCCAAGACGCTCGGCCCGGACCACCTCGCCGCGATGAAGGGGCCGCTCGCGCAGATCCCGATGATCCCGACCGGCGGCGTCTCCACGGACAACGCCGGCGACTACATCGAGGCCGGAGCGGTCGCCGTCGGCGCCGGGTCCGCGCTCGTGGACCGGGCCGCGGTGGAGTCGGGCGACTTCGACGCCATCACCGAGCGGGCACGGACCTTCCGGTCGGTCATCGACGAGGCGCGGTAG
- a CDS encoding S1C family serine protease yields MRTHSLDFELLYEAVAPSVVSVYVGSSSGARGAGSGFVYDRRHVVTNDHVVRDEREVHVRLADGRWRAGRVVGTDAYTDLAVVRVPDLPDDAPPLTVAADVPEPGRPVAALGNPMGLDGSVSAGIVSGVNRSMATRGGFAIPDVVQTDAPINPGNSGGPLVARSTDAGGDVGLAEDDNPSTGEAKTDPQASYEVVGVNRAKGGDNIGFAISSRLVNRVVPALVEDGVYRHSYLRARTLDATPAIAEANGLPEPGGVLVVDAGDDGLRGCDRTARVGGREVPVGGDVVVAIDGEPVQSGEELIRLLIVDTEPGDSVDVTVLREGVFGDVTVPVELRERPGTADSVPIR; encoded by the coding sequence ATGAGGACGCACTCCCTCGATTTCGAACTGCTCTACGAGGCCGTCGCCCCCTCGGTCGTCTCCGTCTACGTCGGCTCCTCCTCGGGCGCCCGCGGCGCCGGCTCCGGGTTCGTCTACGACCGGCGCCACGTCGTGACGAACGACCACGTCGTCCGCGACGAGCGGGAGGTCCACGTCCGCCTCGCGGACGGCCGCTGGCGCGCCGGCCGCGTCGTCGGCACCGACGCCTACACCGATCTCGCGGTCGTCCGGGTTCCCGACCTGCCGGACGACGCCCCGCCGCTGACTGTCGCCGCCGACGTCCCAGAACCGGGCCGCCCGGTCGCCGCGCTCGGGAATCCGATGGGGCTCGACGGCTCCGTCTCGGCCGGCATCGTCTCGGGCGTGAACCGGTCGATGGCGACGCGCGGGGGCTTCGCCATCCCCGACGTCGTGCAGACCGACGCCCCCATCAACCCCGGGAACAGCGGCGGGCCGCTGGTCGCGCGATCGACCGACGCGGGTGGCGACGTCGGATTGGCGGAGGACGACAACCCGTCGACGGGCGAAGCCAAGACGGACCCCCAGGCGAGCTACGAGGTCGTCGGCGTCAACCGCGCGAAGGGTGGCGACAACATCGGCTTCGCGATCTCCTCGCGGCTGGTGAACCGGGTCGTCCCGGCGCTCGTCGAGGACGGCGTCTACCGCCACTCGTACCTCCGCGCTCGGACGCTCGACGCGACACCCGCCATCGCGGAGGCGAACGGGCTCCCGGAACCCGGCGGCGTCCTCGTCGTCGACGCCGGCGACGATGGGCTCCGGGGCTGTGACCGCACCGCCCGCGTCGGCGGCCGCGAGGTGCCCGTCGGCGGCGACGTCGTCGTCGCGATCGACGGGGAGCCGGTCCAGTCGGGCGAGGAGCTGATCCGGCTGCTCATCGTCGACACCGAACCGGGCGATTCGGTCGACGTGACCGTGCTCCGCGAGGGCGTCTTCGGCGACGTCACCGTCCCGGTGGAGCTCCGCGAGCGGCCCGGCACCGCCGACAGCGTGCCGATCAGGTAG
- a CDS encoding FAD-dependent monooxygenase translates to MSEHEPDADVVVVGAGPGGAVLSYLLARSGVDVTLVERERTFEREFRGFGWSPGVIELFDRMGLLEDLKGLDHEIVTQGAATLYGEQVDLFDVGTLDATHPYVMMMEQPALLELVVSRADGYDGFTFQPATTVEGLVTEGGRVAGVEAHDRSTDEDVTFRGRLVVGADGRYSRVRSAAGIDAGLFDPVLDLVWFKLPVEDVDPADDTQVRIGRDGVLVSFGIGGGEFQVGLPILAGSYPELRAAGIGAFRDRVAAIDPTLRPALEEHIDGYDDCSLLEVAPGLAPEWVRDGLLLLGDAAHVASPIGAQGNPLAVADAVAAHSTIAEALDLPETPLPAASLARYETRRRPAVEETIRLQRRAERGLGLFLRYGRYVPPSLALTGARASNSLLSSSRLLRRGIERMALGAADEPVDTERFVD, encoded by the coding sequence ATGAGCGAACACGAGCCGGACGCCGACGTGGTCGTGGTCGGCGCCGGCCCGGGCGGTGCCGTCCTGAGCTACCTCCTCGCGCGGAGCGGCGTCGACGTGACGCTCGTCGAGCGCGAGCGCACCTTCGAACGGGAGTTCCGGGGATTCGGCTGGAGTCCCGGCGTCATCGAACTGTTCGACCGGATGGGCCTGCTGGAGGACCTGAAGGGACTCGACCACGAGATCGTCACGCAGGGGGCGGCGACGCTGTACGGCGAGCAGGTGGACCTGTTCGACGTGGGAACGCTCGACGCCACCCACCCGTACGTGATGATGATGGAACAGCCGGCGCTCCTCGAACTGGTCGTCTCCCGCGCCGACGGGTACGACGGCTTCACGTTCCAGCCGGCGACGACCGTCGAGGGACTCGTGACCGAGGGCGGGCGCGTCGCCGGCGTGGAGGCGCACGACCGATCGACCGACGAGGACGTGACGTTCCGGGGCCGCCTCGTCGTCGGCGCGGACGGCCGGTACTCCCGAGTTCGGTCGGCCGCCGGCATCGACGCCGGGCTGTTCGACCCGGTTCTCGACCTCGTCTGGTTCAAGCTCCCGGTCGAGGACGTCGATCCGGCCGACGACACGCAGGTCCGCATCGGCCGCGACGGCGTGCTCGTCTCGTTCGGCATCGGCGGCGGCGAGTTCCAGGTCGGCCTCCCCATCCTCGCCGGGTCGTACCCGGAGCTCCGGGCCGCGGGAATCGGGGCGTTCCGCGACCGCGTGGCGGCCATCGACCCGACGCTCCGGCCCGCCCTGGAGGAGCACATCGACGGCTACGACGACTGCTCGCTGCTGGAGGTCGCCCCCGGCCTCGCCCCGGAGTGGGTCCGGGACGGCCTCCTCCTGCTGGGCGACGCGGCCCACGTCGCCTCGCCCATCGGCGCGCAGGGAAACCCGCTCGCCGTCGCGGACGCGGTCGCCGCCCACTCGACCATCGCGGAGGCGCTGGACCTGCCGGAGACGCCCCTCCCCGCCGCGTCGCTCGCGCGGTACGAGACCAGACGCCGACCGGCGGTCGAGGAGACCATCCGGCTCCAGCGTCGCGCGGAGCGCGGGCTCGGACTGTTCCTCCGCTACGGCCGGTACGTCCCGCCGTCGCTGGCGCTCACGGGGGCGCGAGCCAGTAACTCGCTCCTCTCCAGTTCCCGATTGCTCCGTCGGGGCATCGAGCGCATGGCGCTGGGGGCGGCCGACGAACCCGTCGACACCGAGCGCTTCGTTGACTGA
- a CDS encoding ABC transporter permease yields MSRLRRVRAEATASYRSFLRRKTAVFFTFFFPVILVVIFGALVRTRPGGGGLFAEPAAFYVPGYLATVVLFTPLSRVGSEIARHRDDNRFEKLATTPLTRAEWLLAHTAVNVAIIGAASALILALTLLLTGATIPVTPALALLVPLVVLGVVLFCGFGAVLGRLADSQDGVIAASNTIALPLLFLSDTFVTTDLLPGWFAPVVNLSPLTYFARGVRGVTYAVDGSLYVPPLGVVGNLAVLAVLAAAFFVAGAYAIPRTD; encoded by the coding sequence ATGAGCCGCCTCCGCCGCGTCCGCGCCGAGGCGACGGCCTCGTACCGGTCGTTCCTCCGCCGGAAGACGGCCGTCTTCTTCACGTTCTTCTTCCCGGTCATCCTCGTCGTCATCTTCGGCGCGCTCGTCCGGACCCGGCCGGGCGGCGGCGGCCTGTTCGCCGAGCCGGCGGCGTTCTACGTCCCGGGCTACCTCGCGACCGTCGTGCTGTTCACGCCGCTCTCGCGGGTCGGCTCCGAGATCGCCCGGCACCGCGACGACAACCGGTTCGAGAAGCTGGCGACCACGCCGCTCACCCGCGCCGAGTGGCTGCTCGCCCACACCGCGGTCAACGTCGCCATCATCGGCGCCGCGTCGGCGCTCATCCTCGCGCTCACGCTCCTGCTCACTGGCGCGACCATTCCCGTGACTCCGGCGCTCGCCCTACTCGTCCCGCTGGTCGTCCTCGGCGTCGTGCTGTTCTGCGGCTTCGGCGCGGTGCTCGGCCGGCTGGCCGACTCCCAGGACGGCGTCATCGCGGCCTCGAACACCATCGCGCTCCCGCTGCTGTTCCTCTCGGACACGTTCGTCACGACCGACCTCCTGCCGGGCTGGTTCGCCCCGGTCGTGAACCTCTCGCCGCTCACCTACTTCGCGCGGGGGGTGCGGGGCGTCACCTACGCCGTCGACGGCTCGCTCTACGTCCCGCCCCTCGGCGTCGTCGGGAACCTCGCCGTGCTGGCGGTCCTGGCGGCCGCCTTCTTCGTCGCCGGGGCGTACGCCATCCCGCGGACTGACTGA
- a CDS encoding ABC transporter ATP-binding protein: MSEGPVVTATDLRKSYGDTVALDGVSLSVDAGEVFGLIGPNGAGKTTLVRALTGTTAVEGEARTFGVRPADADRSRVGLLPQEFSPPERLTPRELLAYYGGLYDESRDAESVLADVGLSDDADTWYEELSGGQKRRACVGVALVNDPDLLFLDEPTTGIDPAGRRDLWELLEGLAAGGTTVFLTSHSMDEVEALADRVGLLRDGRLVAVGTPADLIGEHGGPARLVVGTADPAATDAGAEAIRVAGFRVERGEGELVVEGVTPADLGRAVAALDDAGVAFESLTWTEPTLEDVYLRLTGEQFEGAFTPGASVVDGEEAGTEPGEGEVEDVVAGSEVDG, translated from the coding sequence ATGAGCGAGGGCCCAGTGGTCACCGCGACGGACCTCCGCAAGTCGTACGGCGACACCGTCGCGCTCGACGGCGTCTCCCTCTCCGTCGACGCGGGCGAGGTGTTCGGGCTCATCGGCCCGAACGGCGCGGGGAAGACGACGCTCGTCCGGGCGCTCACCGGGACGACCGCCGTCGAGGGCGAGGCGCGGACGTTCGGCGTCCGGCCCGCCGACGCGGACCGCTCGCGAGTCGGCCTGCTCCCGCAGGAGTTCTCCCCGCCCGAGCGACTCACGCCCCGCGAACTGCTGGCCTACTACGGCGGGCTGTACGACGAATCGCGCGACGCCGAGTCGGTGCTCGCGGACGTCGGCCTGAGCGACGACGCCGACACCTGGTACGAGGAGCTCTCGGGCGGACAGAAACGACGCGCGTGCGTCGGCGTCGCGCTCGTCAACGACCCCGACCTGCTGTTCCTCGACGAGCCGACGACCGGCATCGACCCGGCCGGCCGGCGCGACCTCTGGGAACTCCTGGAGGGCCTCGCTGCGGGCGGCACGACCGTCTTCCTCACGAGCCACTCGATGGACGAGGTCGAGGCGCTGGCTGACCGCGTCGGCCTCCTCCGCGACGGCCGACTCGTCGCGGTCGGCACGCCGGCCGACCTGATCGGCGAGCACGGCGGCCCCGCGCGACTCGTCGTCGGGACGGCGGACCCGGCCGCGACCGACGCCGGCGCCGAGGCAATCCGGGTGGCCGGGTTCCGGGTCGAACGCGGCGAAGGGGAACTCGTCGTCGAGGGCGTCACCCCCGCAGACCTCGGACGGGCGGTCGCCGCGCTGGACGACGCCGGCGTCGCCTTCGAGTCGCTGACATGGACCGAACCGACCCTGGAGGACGTGTACCTCCGGCTCACGGGCGAGCAGTTCGAAGGGGCGTTCACGCCCGGCGCGAGCGTCGTCGACGGCGAGGAAGCGGGGACTGAACCGGGGGAAGGGGAAGTGGAGGACGTCGTCGCCGGATCGGAGGTCGACGGATGA